The window atgggtttgggtgcctccagggacttactGTCTCCTCTAGGTATTTTCTCCATTCTCAGGGAACcttaacagaaatatttccatttcccaggaatgggtcccacaaaaccagtgctgagcctgtggggtcatcaggcagacactactcacccctgcgacgGGAGCTGGTCctgcgtgcaacatccaccaatggacctgggaaagtcctccctgcagacacacctgtaactcaacagccacagaagcttctgccatctctgctgatctgcacgggcaccactgagccgcaggagcggtgaggggatcgtgcagggcgagggcacacacgtgcatggttctgtgctggcacctgcatcaATGCCCCCCtcgcccagctttgggctcttgagctggcagctctcccacgGAGGAaagccttgacctaccctcagcatcttcCAGAGGCTCAGTAATGGGTATGGGTTGGGAATCCAGATCATCTTCATCgacatcatcatcttcatcaagttcagctgcaaagaaaggcgggactgaacagctcctgtgagcctgctgaagattctccttccGGCCCGAGTgtcagtgagggcacctgggtgattggtgccctccaaggcactccctcagctctgcctcccactcaggagcaggggcagggggacctcgtgcctgcagtggccccacactgggatggaaggagccccttgcggggcagtcggggcagaaaggactccctggagctgccagcagctctaaagccagacccgggcagggccagggcttggcagtggcagcaggagcagctcaggctccccagggctggcaaaggagctgccaaaggctcagccctggggcacagccctgggcccggccccttccctctctgcccttctccctggctgcacagagcacacggaaggacacactggcattgcacatgggaggaaggctgaaagctaaatgcacccttctcccactgacagcgatcctgcgTGATCACTGTTGGGCACAATAGTAGAAACTTTGAGGCCAGGATTTCCAGAATCCATCAAACTTCAGAGGATCAtaagggaaatgacagaggaatattactctggacaatgattacacttggACAGTGATTACTCTGTTAGGAAAGGGTTGCTGGCAACCTACCTTCATCAAGCTCCAAGATCCTTAAACCATGGTTTACCAGCATTTCCAAATGATGCAAGTCACGATCCCaatctagaaaggagcacagatgggaagcgttccatggtgtgctgggatccccttctctAGGGAACTGAACCCTGCGAGGGGGTCAGGTCCTGCTGCATGCCAGGattgccaagcagcagagagggcagctcaagcctcagcagggctcaggcccagaggcacagcaattacctcctgtgcctgtgcctggcattgcctcccttcctgcagcagaggctggcatggaagcactgcttcctctgggaaatgcttccatctgcacaggctctcctttaatttttggagaaaggaagagggacagctggatcaaatggagctgctccccagcggggaggtggcatcttcaggaggcaagGTTTGTCAAACTCATGGATAGGCTTCAGGAAATCAGATGGGCTTTGGGGTCTTTGCCTAGGgccttccctcctgcaaacagcTGCGCCTCCTGATCTGCTCAGAAATTGCAAAATCGCAGGGGATCTCGGGGTGCCaggcacagcgtgtccagatgtgcagccaaagcccctggctgctgagacccaggggaagcatgagagaaatgcacccaccttgtcctcctgcctgctgcatttccttcagcatttgcctcatgtgtTCAGATGGCTCATGGGATTCCTTgtgtcctgtagctttgttctttcccctcggaggaccttacagcaacatagttccatttcccaggaatggatcccacaggagcagggctcagcctgtgaggtcagcagggacacactactcacccctgcgatgggagcCAGGCCTGCGTGCAGTAACCAGCAAAGGAGTctgaaaagtcctccctgcagacacacctgaaactcaacagccacaaAAGCTTCTGTCATCTCTGCCCCCATGGCTCAGCTTTGGGCACTGAGCTGGAAGCTCTCccgggggaaaggccttggcctaccctcagcatctctcaGACGGTCATTCACAGACATGGGTTTAGAAGCTGGATCGCCTTTATCATCAGGTTCAACTGCAAAGAAAGCCAggacagaacagctcctgtgaccctgctgaagattctccttcaggcccgagtggcagtgagggcacctgggtgattggtgccctccaaggcactccctcaacTCTGCCTTCCTCtctggagcaggggcagggggacctcatgcctgcagtggccccacactgggatggaaggagccccttgcgggGCAGTCgtggcagaaaggactccctggagctgccagcagctctaaagccagccccgggcagggccggggcttggcagtggcagcaggagcagctaaggctccctggggccagcaaaggagctgtgaaaggctcagccccggggcacagccctgggcccggccccttcacTCTCTGCTCTTCTCGGCAGCTGCTACAGAGCCCATGGAAGGACACAGTGGCATTGCACATGGGAGGAAgtttgaaagctaaatgctccttcctcccactgacagtgatcctgtgggatccctcaggactgcagaagggagcagggcaagatgtCCATATTTCTTCAGCCATGAGATTACGTTCAAGGACATGGAGGATGagtgagctcttgccacatggacattgattatcCTGTCAGGGAAAGCACAccagaacttgcctccagcattctccaACATTCTGAAGCTGTCATCCAACAGGGCATCTAGATAATGCAAGTTGGGATCCCAATCTGAAGGGAAGCAGAAATCAGAaccatttctgtgtgtgctgggatgcCCTCCTGCCTGAGAGAACAGGGCAcgggttgggtaaggctgtgggagccagatgtgaatggacatggccaaagctgcacaggggcctggggagctctgggctggctcctggtcacgctccagcctctttgcaggccctttgcaacatccctggaggggtggctggagcagcacagggcccatcaggactctctccctcccacaggcaaaaccatccccagcgcttcccgtggagcagggagcgctgtcccgggaaagggcagccaggctgccggctcacctgctcgccgcgcttgcagcggagcagcctgggcagccctggcaggcagggccacggccaggagcagcaggagtaggaggcgcagagcaagagccatgctgccttgccctccgccagtcccgcagttcttgctgccaccgctgtcccgacaccactgtcccaacgtcagcaccgctgctgccaccgccactgctgccgcaacagttgtgctcagggactgactgctggctccttgtgctgctgtgcaaccacggggctctggcacctctggcacctctgtgacctcagggcctgctgtgacctcagcctgctatgaccccagagccctgctgtgacctcatggcctcagctgtacccccagagtgtgcctcCATCtctatgaatggactgccctgactgtAAATATATTGTTTCATCAAAGGTCCATTCTTCAGTGAAACCTTATTTTTTGCctactgacattgctggtcaggctgtgtccctggagatgctaAGAATTcttacagaattcacagaatgaccaggttggaagagaccctttcctgtctctcctgaagagcttgtagccatccagtgtagtgctccagccatgtgaggcatcccaccacgtttctgtgatggcaatgacatcacagctctgctgctggaccatggcctccagctcttgctgtttgttacccatgctgtgtgcactgcgatccatgcacctcagctgggctgctgatttcatccctaactcaggcttaccacccttgggcctgcttccagacagcccagctgcatcccgtTCCCTCTTCAAACTGAGTTTAAAGtcctctcaacaagttctgcaagCTCATGAGCTAAAATccttctgcccttaacagagagatggagcccatctggttccagcaggccaggtgccataaAAGCTGCGCCAtaatcaaagaatccaaaattctgccaaggACACCAACCCTTGAGCCTCTTGTTGATGATATGAGCTCTTCTATTGCTTTCACCATTCTTCTCAGCCACCAAAGGGACAGAGGAAAAAACTACTTGTgtccctgtcctatcaaccacttgtccctgtgccctaAAGTGACTTTCAAtggtcctgacactcctcttctcaatctcatcactgccagcctggagtttcaacagtggataataatcagaggactgaatgaGCCCAGGAAGTCCCTCAGGAATATCCtgcacctgggccccagggaggcagcagacctctctgtggggtgggtccggttgacatggggccctctgttcccctcagaagggaatcacccaccacgattacccgtctttcctttttgatgttagaggtggCAATCCATGTTACAGATTAATCATAATTTGGAGGCTCTctgggcagataattttcttcttaatcatttggctgactctctagatccaggggctcatacctattctgaagtggcccCTGGCTAGGGGACGGGGGTcgggaggaatttttatcataACCTCCCCGTGCAGggaccatttccactccccttcatctaccaggtgtccttctcttgcctgacAGTGTGCAGCATAGTGTCGGAACCCAGAGGatgtctctggatgccctggatgtctcaaagccctggcaggggctcagagaccctggcaggaagccaaagacacctggaaattcaacCTTAATTCatagagcaaattgccaaccttatataaaGAATGACAGGCCACAAAactttaagtagcatagtagtaggaatcacagggtgaagggaaaaactttggagcactgtacaggggggttttgtatgttgtacaggggggtttgaaattctgtacgtGGGGGTCAGGAGTTCTAAGAtagaggaatttgggcgtgccctgtccttcttctttcttctccttggcatccatgttcaggatgatgttggcatgtgtggattggttcatagagaaggtgcacttgccaacaagggcagaaattattggaaattaaaggtaaatatctaatacgtagttttcactataaaataGACAACCGCCCCATGgacgggagagagtgcccttggctgtcttgctaatcagacctcggctggacagagagaaaaactttgtagataaggaacaataaacgcAACTCAAGACCGAAAAGCAAGattccagactccttcttcgagagcgcggcctgcccaaaaccaccttttcccatgctggggcagagacaactgacagccgaccccggcagcATAGGAGTCCTGTGACTCTTGCTGCGCCTCCCGTaaggatggaagggctgaactccaccagtcTATTTCCCTTTTACTTTCCCTGATATTCCTCAGTCTTtaaacttcctccctaagctcggCCACCAGTGAATGGAGATgattcacctgttcacaccgcaggcagcttttctccacactgccccctgaaaccactgctaagctcaaacactctgcacaggaatgggtcAGGagagacacatcctttttggagggttccATCTAGTTACATGCACTTGTACTAACTACAGTTTTCGATTGTGTAAAAACCACTACtaccagaaaccccaaaaccacccaaacaacagaaacactgcaaacaacacacagtaaaCCTTCCTagcaagaaaacctgcaaccctgcctgcttgccctgcctgtgcacactgCCTCGTGAATTGTCCCTCAGAAACATGCCACGGCCCTGTTTGCCCACTCCTGTTTGCCACAAATCCTAGAGGCCTCTTTTAATCCGCCCGCTaaccaaggagggaggaagctgcaccccatccctgtgtaactcacaggctcttgatggcttccctcttttcctgggcatgccactggaggaggtccaggcccagatggtcccagggaaggaaatgtccctcagcccagggacgctcagcatgggctgccccatcctccccaGGGACCCGCCACTGGTAACAGCatcccctgcctggctcctgcctgcccacaccgtggccatccccagctgcccctggacacggagctcagccagtgctgatcctggctgggctttgctgctgctaccacccgcacactggggtgacagctccatctctgtattgcaagagaagagctgggccaagccctgcccaccttcagtaggggccagagagcagggccagtgccttcaaggggagaggaccttgtctggctggaggcagcatctgcacagcaacaagctgttaaagcagctggcacagggacatcaggcatgggcatggagatgtgCGACGCAATTAGAGGTCCAGTTCTCCCTTAGGTGTTTGTCAGGACATATGAAGGGAGAAAGATACAACTGTGAaagaggccatggcaagtgAAACAGTGAACAGAGTCTTGGCTATTCCTATGATGCACTGCTTGTGCCCATcctgcaagcagaaaatcatTGGGATTCATCAAAGTGGAATCAGGGCATGTGttcctgtcttgctttgaaCCGCTACAAGATCCGtggggagtgtgagcccgtgatgtgctgcactgctgagctggcagcacgctggatacgggcaggacgtcctctgtttcccccagagctggggcctgcaggcaccttgccggcccttggcacaggttgtgccagccaacaaagcccagcaggccgggaggagagcccgggggcagcgcagctgcttgggcagtggctgctgccagggacacgggccaaagccatccctgagcagccactgccagccctggccctccctgccccgtgacagctcccccagccccaggggacaggctcaggcccactaaggactcactggagccttgctctccccctctgtcctttccccaccatgggtaccccatgcagtcactgccaggtttcgggatgtgtctcccatggagggaccccagcaggactgctcagaacccaagtgccctgagcctgtttgggataattcccctgagctgtgctggtctTGTCTGGGCTGTGTAAGACTAAAGATTAAGAATTAAAGGCAATTTTACGTTTATTGCCAAAGTGTCAGAATATTCTAGGTTTCCctgactgtaaaactactttgtcaaatacagaactgttggaggaaaggggaacaaatatctggtttctgtattctatgaaaaacatttctcaattctacaaaggaaaaacatatctaaatgttttaaaatgaaagacaaagataacatgagaGTGCTGTTGGTCGaatgagccccatgcccagctgctgcctgcccatgcctggctgtgcccagacgagcagctccgccagtgctggtggtagcacacagacacctgagctgaagctggactcaagcctgtgatagatgagCAATGtgacagttgactctcacaataaaggagaaatatcatgcatatatgttaagagaagttttatacatttatagatatgttttacccTCTGTTGTGTTGTTATCTTGGGATTACCTGAGTTTGGCATATTTAAGAGGGTCACCTTTCTACGACAacagcacctgacctccaagcgagatgtaaggaagtaaactccagcactggacatcaaagaaggagtcgatagacagaactttaagaagggcaaaagagttaaaaggtgcaacctccattgtgtggatgagcacgtggtgggaaaaatcctctactcccGGCCACGTAACATTGTCCATATTCAGTGTCCTGTTATATTTCAAATAAGgcttttaataaacatttaaatttttacaagtaaataCAACTTTTTGAATAATCCATTCCCTGGCTAGAGGGCTGCACCGCCTGTCCTGGATGGGCAGCTAGGCCAGTCCCTTCAGGGAGAGTCGGTTCTGTTCTAGGTACTGGTTGTAGCATACTTCCAGCTACAATCTGGTAATACACCTCTGGAAGGGACAATGGACACTGGCACTGAGATGCACGATGACAGGCCCACTTCTCCCTGATGGAGGTATTTGGCTGGTCTTGTGAAGTTCCAGAGGCTGTGGAGAGAGAagatggctgaggccccagctgccagtggcacacagggagcctcctgcacagcagggcccagagctggcaaggctccccagcacggctggagctgctggcacagctgggcccagctggacagctgcccctcaaggccccggccagcagggcacggctctgggcagggtccctggccaggagcaggccccagagcgcctctgcctttcaagggcaatctcggccctgctctttctcctccccacctccctctgcctctgccccgtgcccctggggctgctcttggccaggcagcctcagtgggagccagctctggctgcagccccagcggggcccccaggacaaggcccagcaattgagaggccaatggaagcactgggcagcagcagaaccctcagcagagttgtttggagaaccatggactggccacaactccactacagcctcaatgggaatgcttcctgtctacatcagactttcaaaagaagctctttcagggaaagatgaccactcaccatttcttcttccagttacaccagattttgacacagcacaacatgagaataaggtccaaaaaaagcaggcctgccattacccatgcccagcagcctgttcccatatagaagACCCTTCCGAGGCCTTTCTGGGCATcaggaacacgtgttgtggggtcagctgcatctgtgggagcaatgggaagcgtgagcccgtgctgtgctgcactgctgagctggcagcacggtggatacgggcaggacgtcctctgtttcccccagagctggggcctgcaggcaccttgccggcccttggcacaggctgtgccagccaacaaagcccagcaggccgggaggagagcccgggggcagcgcagctgcttgggcagtggctgctgccagggacacaggccaaagccatccctgagcagccactgccagccctggccctccctgccccgtgacagctcccccagccccaggggacaggctcaggccctgtcaggacccagcgcagcccctgcccagtcgggagccagggctggctctggccctgggctggtggcagggctcccgctcggggctgctcctgtgccttgggcctctgggcactcagggccagctccgcagcggctgcagcaccagggacgttgctgcaccagtcccatttcctcggggctctgaaccagctccagaggcctggaagccgaggcgcctccagctttggctgctgccaggccgggcaagggcaggccctgggggaagagctgctgccacacagccccggccagggctgagcccggctcagcaattacctgctgtgcctgtgcccgtgtctggcatcgccttcctccctgctgcaggggctgccaatgagccactgcttccttggggaaacacctccttcagccctgccttttggtccatcacttgagaaacaaaaaaggacagttggatcagatggaacaattccccattcctttgctggcatcttcagggcagcatgcttatcaaaaattgggaaaagatTTACAAAGTATCTGGGCttttgtggcagtgccagggccctcccttccccagacagctgccagggctgagcagaaatcatgaggggatcgcgcaggggaAGAggacacacgtgcatggttctgtgctggcacctgcagcggtGCCTCTGTGGCCAAGCTTTGGGCTCTTGAGCTGGCAACTCTTCCAGGGGAAAGgtcttgacctaccctcagcatctcccagaggtcCAATCCTGAACAtgggttgggaagccagatcactttcaccaaccgggttagctgcaaagaaCGGCAGgtcagaagagctgctgtgacactgttgAAGGTTCTCCCTCAGGCCCGAGTGCAAGTGAGGGCACttgggtgactggtgccctccaaggcactccctcagctctgcctcccactcaggagcagggggacctcgtgcctgcaatggccccacactgggatggaaggagccccttgcagggctttcggggcagaaaggactccctggagctgccagcagctctaaacccagacccgggcagggccagggcttggcagtggcagcaggagcagctcgggctccccggggctggcaaaggagctgccaaaggctcagccccggggcacagccctgggcccggccccttccctctctggccttctccctggctgcacagagcacatggaaggacacactggcattgcacacgggaggaagatggacagctaaatgctccttcctcccactgacagccaTCCTGTGGGATCACTGTTGGGTACAAGAGTAGAAATTTGGAGGCCAGGATTTCCACAATTCATCAAACTTCAGACGATCTcaagggaaatgacagaggaatattactctggacaatgattacacttggACAATGATTGCTCTGTTAGCAAAGAGTTGCTGAAAACCTACCATCACCAAGCTCcaacatccttaaactgtgctttaacagtGTTTCTCAGTGATGCAAGTCACGTTCCcagtctagaaaggagcacagatgggtactgttccatgctgtgctgggatccccttgtatagggaaccgagcactgcaagggggtcaggtaatgctgtgtgcctgcactcccaaaaagcagagagggcagctcaagcctcagcagggctcaggcccagaggcacagcaattacctcctgggcctgtgcctggcagcgcctcccttcctggggcagaggctgccatggagccagtgcttcctccgggaaactcagccttcagcacaggctctccttccatgtctgcagaaaggaaaaaggacagctgAATCAGGTGGGGTTGTTTCCCAATGGGAATGTGGCAtcctcaggaggcaatgcttgtctaagtaaTGGATAAGATTAAGGAGAAAGACCAGGGCCCTGTCTCTTCCAAAGAGCTGCCCCTCCAGATGCGCTCACAGACTGGGAaagtgcaggggatctcaggtgGGCCATGGTgtagtttgggctccctggcagctgatgccaaatgccttcctgcagaggctgggcagaagctgcagccaggccagactgggaaacagccctgcagggcgtgaaagcagcagcagcagcagtggggcagcgaggctgccatggatcccttcccgctgtgccgggcacggcgtgtccagatgtgcagccaaagcccccggctgctgagtcccaggggaagcatgagggaaatgcacccaccacgttgtctctccaggtcactccagATCCTGTCCAtctgtttggatgcctccagggacttgctgtctcctctaggtttgttcctccctctcggaggaccttaagaaaagcatttgcatttcaggtgaatggatcccacagaaccagggctcagcctgtggggtcagcaagcacacactactcacccctgcgatgggagcggggcttatgtgcagcaaccaggaaaggagcctgaaaagtcattcctgcagacacacctgtaattcaacagccacagaagctcctgtcacctgcttcctgccaggttctcaatgattattcttttagcaacattgacaacatacctgctgGAGGGTTAAGAGACTGGAAATCTTCATGGAGCCAAGCTGCTGAAGAAGCCTTCCTAGTATGCTCATCTAGAGGCGAGCACAGATcagatcagacccatttccatggtgtgctgagattcccctctcccttagagaactgggcactggaagggggtcaggtaatgccttggctgccagatgtcagtggacaaggccaaagctgcacaggggcctggggagctctgggctatctctggtcactctccaccctctttgcaggccctttgcaacatccctggagtggtggctggtGGAGCCCAGGGACCatgggggctctctccctcccacacaggaaaccctccccaaagccctgggcaaaaccatcctcagcacttcccagggagcagggagcgctgtcccgggaaagggcagccaggctgccggctcacctgctcgccacacttggagtggagcagcctgggcagccctggtagacagggccacggccaggaggagcaggaggaagaggcgcagagcaagggccatgctgccttgccctctgccagtcccgcaactcttgctgccaccgctgtcccgacaccgctgtcccaatgtcagcaccgctgctgccaccgctgctgctgccgcaacagttgtgctcagggactgactgctggctccctgtgctgctgtgcaaccgcggggctctggcacctctgtgatctcagagccttctgt of the Passer domesticus isolate bPasDom1 chromosome 9, bPasDom1.hap1, whole genome shotgun sequence genome contains:
- the LOC135307068 gene encoding uncharacterized protein LOC135307068 isoform X1; the encoded protein is MSVNDRLRDAEGVSAGRTFQTPLLVTARRPGSHRRGPPRGKNKATGHKESHEPSEHMRQMLKEMQQAGGQGEPVQMEAFPRGSSASMPASAAGREAMPGTGTGDWDRDLHHLEMLVNHGLRILELDEAELDEDDDVDEDDLDSQPIPITEPLEDAEGVSAGRTFPGPLVDVARRTSSRRRGSLRMEKIPRGDSKSLEAPKPMEKLPGDLERRRDAAGITTHADNIWESTRRVFCWGTPCLKKLMAIVAGAALCLMMCCAAIWYCWKRNWHHIEEKLKAAGWSRDLYCWKSNSSISDSDEFSF
- the LOC135307068 gene encoding uncharacterized protein LOC135307068 isoform X2; the encoded protein is MSVNDRLRDAEGVSAGRTFQTPLLVTARRPGSHRRGPPRGKNKATGHKESHEPSEHMRQMLKEMQQAGGQGEPVQMEAFPRGSSASMPASAAGREAMPGTGTGDWDRDLHHLEMLVNHGLRILELDEAELDEDDDVDEDDLDSQPIPITEPLEDAEGVSAGRTFPGPLVDVARRTSSRRRDAAGITTHADNIWESTRRVFCWGTPCLKKLMAIVAGAALCLMMCCAAIWYCWKRNWHHIEEKLKAAGWSRDLYCWKSNSSISDSDEFSF